In a genomic window of Amorphus orientalis:
- a CDS encoding sulfite exporter TauE/SafE family protein, giving the protein MFADTPYTLFVIAVLLLLYLAGGFVKGAASFGQPMVTISLGVLFIPVPAAIAIAIVPAFLSNAVQAWGSWRAVSQLKPYAIFYLALVVGVVIGLSIFALLNQDALRAAIGCLLVVFALTQLLGVSPPLTPPPHRGVLAVTGLVSGVCAGTTSFVGFPSLPVLIAYRLDRALFALVTSIMFFITMSMLGGGLTLLGHFGPAELVVGILCCVPSFFGQRIGLRVRDRMSVIALRRLINVVLAAVGLVLAMRGLGIA; this is encoded by the coding sequence ATGTTCGCCGACACCCCCTATACGCTCTTCGTCATCGCCGTTCTGCTGCTGCTGTATCTGGCCGGCGGCTTCGTGAAGGGAGCGGCTTCCTTCGGACAGCCGATGGTGACGATTTCGCTCGGCGTCCTGTTCATCCCGGTTCCCGCCGCCATCGCAATCGCCATCGTGCCGGCCTTCCTGTCGAACGCCGTCCAGGCCTGGGGCAGCTGGCGGGCCGTCTCGCAGCTCAAGCCCTACGCGATCTTCTATCTCGCGCTCGTCGTCGGGGTAGTGATCGGTCTCAGCATCTTCGCGCTCCTGAACCAGGACGCCCTGCGCGCCGCGATCGGCTGCCTGTTGGTGGTGTTCGCCCTGACGCAGCTTCTCGGAGTGTCGCCGCCGCTGACGCCGCCGCCGCATCGCGGGGTGCTCGCCGTGACCGGGCTCGTCTCCGGAGTGTGTGCCGGCACGACCTCGTTCGTCGGGTTCCCGTCCCTGCCGGTCCTGATCGCCTACCGGCTGGACCGGGCCCTGTTCGCGCTCGTCACTTCGATCATGTTCTTCATCACCATGTCGATGCTGGGGGGTGGGCTCACGCTGCTCGGCCATTTCGGGCCGGCCGAGCTGGTGGTCGGGATCCTGTGTTGCGTTCCGAGCTTCTTCGGCCAGAGGATCGGCCTCAGGGTGCGGGACCGCATGTCGGTGATCGCGCTCAGGCGGCTGATCAACGTGGTGCTCGCGGCGGTCGGCCTCGTGCTGGCGATGCGCGGGCTCGGGATCGCCTGA
- the pheT gene encoding phenylalanine--tRNA ligase subunit beta — MKFTLSWLKDHLETDASLDDIATTLTMIGLEVEEVTDASRALAPFVIAKVISAEQHPNADRLRVCMVDTGAGDPVQVVCGAPNARAGMTGVFAAPGTHVPGTGVDLKVGEIRGVESRGMLLSERELGLSDEHSGIIDLPDDAPKGTPYAAWLGLDDPVIEIAITPNRADCLGVSGVARDLAAAGLGRLKDAPVAPVAGNGPCPVSVTLSFPEGNPICPAFALRKVSGVKNGPSPEWLKRRLMAIGLRPINALVDITNLLTFDRNRPLHVFDAAKVKGDLTVRRAKQGESLLALDGRTYTLDDTMCVIADEAGVESLAGIMGGEETGCSEETTDVLIESALWDPLAIARTGRSLNIVSDARFRFERGIDPAFTLPGLELATALVLELCGGTASEVVLAGEIPADRRTIAFPVAEVARLSGITVPDARIVEILTALGFEVAGSGDTLDVTVPSWRADVEGKADLVEEVVRIVGLDAIPAEPMPRLSSVAHKVLTPMQVRTRLARRTLAARGFVEAITWSFLSAPEAEAFGGGQAELKLANPIASDLSDMRPSQVPGLVRSLQKNADRGMTDQPLFEVGQVFLGDRPEDQKTAATGVRRGTAKPGGAGRHWSGNAGSVDVFDAKADALAVLSAAGAPAERVQVTRDAPAWLHPGRSGTLRLGPIVLGHFGELHPKALEVVDADGPVVAFELHLDAIPAAKSKPTKAKPALSVSDQMPVRRDFAFVVEDAVEAVDILRSARGAEKTLISDVDVFDVYRGKGIEDGKKSVAIEVTLQPRDRTLTDEEIDAVAEKVVAAVSKATGGVLRG, encoded by the coding sequence ATGAAGTTCACCCTGTCCTGGCTCAAGGATCACCTTGAGACCGATGCCTCGCTCGACGACATCGCAACGACGTTGACCATGATCGGCCTGGAGGTCGAGGAGGTCACCGACGCGAGCCGGGCCCTGGCGCCGTTCGTGATCGCGAAGGTGATCTCCGCGGAGCAGCACCCGAACGCGGACCGGCTCCGGGTCTGCATGGTCGACACCGGCGCCGGCGACCCGGTGCAGGTCGTCTGCGGCGCGCCCAACGCCCGCGCCGGCATGACCGGCGTGTTCGCGGCACCCGGCACCCACGTGCCGGGCACCGGTGTGGACCTGAAGGTCGGCGAGATCCGCGGCGTGGAAAGCCGGGGCATGCTCCTGTCGGAACGCGAGCTCGGCCTGTCGGACGAGCATTCCGGCATCATCGACCTGCCGGACGACGCGCCGAAGGGAACGCCCTACGCCGCCTGGCTCGGCCTCGACGATCCGGTGATCGAGATCGCGATCACGCCGAACCGCGCCGACTGTCTGGGCGTGTCGGGCGTGGCCCGGGATCTCGCGGCCGCCGGTCTCGGCCGGCTCAAGGACGCGCCGGTGGCACCGGTCGCCGGCAACGGACCGTGCCCGGTTTCGGTGACGCTGTCCTTCCCCGAAGGCAATCCGATCTGCCCGGCGTTCGCGCTGCGCAAGGTCTCCGGCGTGAAGAACGGCCCGTCGCCGGAATGGCTCAAGCGTCGGCTGATGGCCATCGGCCTGCGCCCGATCAATGCGCTGGTCGACATCACCAACCTTCTGACCTTCGATCGCAACCGGCCGCTGCACGTCTTCGACGCCGCCAAGGTGAAGGGCGACCTCACGGTCCGCCGCGCGAAGCAGGGCGAAAGCCTGCTCGCCCTCGACGGCCGCACCTACACCCTCGACGACACCATGTGCGTGATCGCCGACGAGGCGGGCGTGGAATCGCTGGCCGGCATCATGGGCGGCGAGGAAACCGGCTGCTCGGAGGAGACGACCGACGTCCTGATCGAATCGGCGCTGTGGGATCCGCTGGCGATCGCCCGCACCGGCCGCAGCCTGAACATCGTCTCCGATGCCCGCTTCCGCTTCGAGCGCGGCATCGACCCGGCCTTCACCCTGCCCGGACTGGAGCTGGCGACGGCGCTGGTGCTGGAGCTGTGCGGCGGCACCGCGTCCGAGGTGGTGCTCGCCGGCGAGATCCCGGCGGACCGGCGGACCATCGCCTTCCCCGTGGCGGAGGTCGCGCGGCTCTCCGGCATCACGGTGCCGGACGCACGGATCGTCGAGATCCTGACGGCGCTCGGCTTCGAGGTGGCCGGTTCCGGCGACACCCTCGACGTGACGGTGCCGAGCTGGCGCGCCGATGTGGAAGGCAAGGCGGACCTGGTGGAGGAAGTTGTCCGGATCGTCGGTCTCGACGCCATCCCGGCGGAACCGATGCCGCGCCTGTCGTCGGTCGCCCACAAGGTGCTGACGCCGATGCAGGTGCGTACCCGGCTGGCAAGGCGGACGCTGGCCGCGCGGGGATTCGTCGAGGCGATCACCTGGTCGTTCCTCTCCGCGCCGGAGGCCGAGGCCTTTGGCGGCGGACAGGCGGAGCTGAAGCTCGCCAATCCGATCGCAAGCGACCTGTCCGACATGCGGCCGAGCCAGGTGCCCGGGCTGGTCCGGTCCCTGCAAAAGAACGCCGACCGCGGCATGACAGACCAGCCGCTGTTCGAGGTCGGGCAGGTCTTTCTCGGTGACAGGCCGGAGGATCAGAAGACCGCCGCGACAGGTGTCCGGCGCGGCACGGCGAAGCCGGGCGGAGCCGGCCGGCACTGGTCCGGCAACGCCGGGTCCGTCGACGTCTTTGATGCCAAGGCCGACGCCCTCGCCGTGCTGTCGGCGGCAGGCGCACCCGCCGAGCGGGTTCAGGTGACCCGCGACGCCCCGGCCTGGCTGCATCCCGGCCGGTCCGGCACGCTGCGCCTCGGCCCGATCGTGCTCGGCCACTTCGGCGAGCTTCACCCGAAGGCGCTGGAGGTCGTCGATGCGGACGGCCCGGTCGTCGCCTTCGAGCTGCACCTGGACGCGATCCCTGCGGCGAAATCCAAGCCCACCAAGGCGAAGCCGGCGCTCTCGGTCAGCGACCAGATGCCTGTCCGGCGCGATTTCGCCTTCGTGGTGGAGGACGCCGTGGAGGCGGTCGACATCCTGCGGTCCGCCCGGGGCGCGGAGAAGACGCTGATCTCCGACGTCGACGTGTTCGACGTCTATCGCGGCAAGGGGATCGAGGACGGCAAGAAGTCGGTGGCCATCGAGGTGACACTTCAGCCGCGTGACCGCACCCTGACCGACGAGGAGATCGACGCGGTCGCCGAGAAGGTCGTGGCGGCGGTCTCGAAGGCCACGGGCGGCGTCCTGCGGGGATAA
- a CDS encoding YggT family protein has protein sequence MLSLIQVLLLAIKIYTWIIIASAIFSWLYAFNVVNPRNQFISMIGNALYSLTEPALRPIRSILPDLGGIDISPIVLLLILFFVQQLIVNNLAPLAL, from the coding sequence ATGCTCTCGCTTATTCAGGTCCTTCTGCTCGCGATCAAGATCTACACGTGGATCATCATCGCTTCGGCCATCTTCTCGTGGCTGTATGCCTTCAATGTCGTCAATCCGCGCAACCAGTTCATTTCCATGATCGGCAACGCGCTCTACAGCCTGACCGAGCCAGCGCTGAGACCGATCCGGAGCATCCTGCCGGACCTGGGCGGGATCGACATCTCTCCGATCGTCCTGCTTCTGATCCTGTTCTTCGTGCAGCAGCTGATCGTGAACAACCTGGCGCCGCTCGCGCTCTAG
- a CDS encoding DUF167 family protein — MAARDGGGLAVRVRLTPKSGRDGVDGLKTLSDGSVVIAARVRAVPDKNAANRALEAVLAKHFALPKSAVGISSGHTARLKTVRLDGDPATLEAALADLPKL; from the coding sequence GTGGCAGCACGCGACGGCGGCGGTCTCGCCGTGCGCGTGCGGCTGACCCCGAAGTCCGGGCGCGACGGCGTGGACGGGCTGAAGACGCTGTCCGACGGCAGCGTGGTGATCGCGGCCCGGGTCCGGGCCGTTCCGGACAAGAACGCGGCCAACCGGGCTCTGGAAGCGGTACTCGCGAAGCATTTCGCTTTGCCCAAATCGGCCGTCGGGATCAGCTCGGGCCATACCGCCCGCCTGAAGACCGTCCGGCTGGACGGCGATCCCGCGACCCTCGAGGCCGCCCTGGCTGACCTGCCGAAGCTGTAG
- the folD gene encoding bifunctional methylenetetrahydrofolate dehydrogenase/methenyltetrahydrofolate cyclohydrolase FolD has translation MTATIIDGKSRAAALDEKVAAAVAGLKSAHGMVPGLAVVLVGDDPASDIYVSNKVKRTEAAGMRSIEHRLPGDTAEDDLIALVEALNADPEVDGILVQMPLPKHIDSDRVVMTIDPAKDVDGLHPMNAGLLVLGRSALVACTPQGCVDLAKQARGGDLTGLDAVVIGRSILVGKPVSLLLQNENCTVTMAHSRTKDLAGLCSRADIVVAAVGRPGYVKADWLKAGATVIDVGINRIPAPERGEGKTRIVGDVDTEAAKQVAGAITPVPGGVGPMTIGFLLVNTVMAACRRRGLPEPTIA, from the coding sequence ATGACCGCCACGATCATCGACGGCAAGAGCCGCGCCGCCGCTCTCGACGAAAAGGTAGCCGCAGCCGTTGCCGGCCTGAAGTCCGCGCACGGCATGGTCCCGGGCCTGGCCGTGGTGCTCGTGGGCGACGATCCGGCAAGCGACATCTACGTCTCCAACAAGGTGAAGCGGACCGAGGCGGCGGGAATGCGCTCCATCGAGCACCGGCTTCCGGGCGACACCGCCGAAGACGACCTGATCGCTCTCGTGGAAGCGCTGAATGCGGATCCGGAGGTCGACGGGATCCTCGTCCAGATGCCGCTGCCCAAGCACATCGATTCCGACCGGGTGGTGATGACAATCGATCCCGCCAAGGACGTGGACGGCCTTCATCCGATGAACGCCGGACTTCTGGTCCTGGGCCGCTCGGCGCTGGTGGCCTGCACCCCGCAGGGCTGCGTCGATCTCGCGAAGCAGGCGCGCGGCGGCGATCTCACCGGCCTCGATGCGGTGGTGATCGGCCGGTCCATCCTGGTGGGCAAGCCGGTCTCGCTCCTGCTGCAGAATGAGAACTGCACCGTCACGATGGCCCACTCCCGCACCAAGGATCTGGCCGGTCTGTGCAGCCGGGCCGACATCGTCGTGGCCGCCGTCGGCCGCCCGGGCTACGTGAAGGCGGACTGGCTGAAGGCCGGCGCCACGGTGATCGACGTCGGCATCAACCGCATCCCGGCACCGGAGCGCGGCGAAGGCAAGACGCGGATCGTCGGCGACGTGGACACGGAAGCCGCCAAACAGGTGGCCGGCGCGATCACGCCGGTGCCCGGCGGCGTCGGCCCGATGACCATCGGCTTCCTGCTGGTCAACACGGTGATGGCCGCCTGCCGCCGCCGCGGCCTGCCCGAACCAACGATCGCGTGA
- the egtD gene encoding L-histidine N(alpha)-methyltransferase, producing MALAGTAADSQDDPLPFQDDFASSVLEGLSASPKTAEPKWLYDALGAKLFEAICEVDTYYPTRNEMTVLADRAGEIAGHLGNDIILIEPGSGEGIKVRYLLDALGGQVTVYVPVDIAAEQLVYLGETISAAYPDMLVAPVVADFTGTFEIPADLPPGRRVLFFPGSTIGNFEPEVASELLKRLREESRADALLIGIDTCKDEDRLVAAYDDPVGVTAAFNKNLLNRINRELDGTFDLDTFHHEARFNPDRSRVEMHLVSDRDQTVEVWGRRFSFSQGESIHTESSHKYSPEEFQVLAGRAGWRPDTYWKDSDGLFSLHLLKAG from the coding sequence ATGGCGCTCGCAGGCACCGCAGCAGACAGTCAAGACGATCCGCTTCCGTTTCAGGACGATTTCGCATCGTCGGTTCTGGAGGGCCTGTCCGCCTCGCCCAAGACCGCCGAGCCGAAATGGCTCTACGACGCGCTGGGCGCGAAGCTGTTCGAGGCGATCTGCGAGGTCGACACCTACTATCCGACCCGCAACGAGATGACCGTGCTGGCCGACCGCGCCGGTGAGATCGCCGGTCATCTGGGCAACGATATCATCCTGATCGAGCCCGGCAGCGGCGAGGGCATCAAGGTGCGCTATCTGCTCGACGCGCTCGGCGGGCAGGTGACGGTCTACGTCCCCGTGGACATCGCCGCCGAGCAGCTGGTCTATCTGGGCGAGACGATCAGTGCGGCCTATCCCGATATGCTGGTCGCGCCGGTGGTGGCGGACTTCACCGGCACCTTCGAGATCCCGGCCGATCTGCCCCCCGGCCGCCGGGTGCTGTTCTTTCCCGGCTCGACCATCGGCAATTTCGAGCCGGAGGTCGCTTCGGAGCTCCTGAAGCGGCTGCGGGAAGAGAGCCGCGCCGACGCGCTCCTGATCGGGATCGACACCTGCAAGGACGAGGACCGGCTGGTCGCCGCTTATGACGATCCGGTCGGTGTCACCGCGGCGTTCAACAAGAACCTCCTCAACCGGATCAATCGGGAGCTCGACGGCACCTTCGATCTCGACACCTTCCACCACGAAGCGCGGTTCAATCCGGACCGGAGCCGGGTGGAGATGCATCTGGTCTCCGACAGGGACCAGACCGTCGAGGTGTGGGGCCGCAGGTTCAGCTTTTCCCAAGGCGAGAGCATCCACACGGAAAGCTCCCACAAATACAGCCCCGAGGAGTTCCAGGTGCTTGCCGGCCGCGCCGGCTGGCGGCCGGACACCTACTGGAAAGATTCCGACGGCCTGTTCAGCCTGCATCTCCTGAAGGCGGGCTGA
- the egtB gene encoding ergothioneine biosynthesis protein EgtB: MAGSKARFEVADDARDHVSTLYSRTRDRSLHLVEGLAPEDLGLQSMEDASPAKWHLAHTSWFFEQFVLDRFVPDYRFVDERYLYLFNSYYVQAGARFSRPHRGLVSRPTVNEVLDYRHAVDAAIDDLLASASEEAFPEICELIELGCHHEMQHQELLLTDLLHAFSFNPTRPAFRAPEPLAVQSRAETLEWCAFEGGLVEIGHDGEGFAFDNEGPRHKVYLEPFDLAGRLVTNREWCAFMEDGGYERAPLWLSDGWAEREAQGWTAPLYWFEQDGEWWSFGLRGAQPVDPDAPVTHVSYYEADAFARWAGARLPREAEWEHAAETVAVDGNFLEGGHFRPRPALASGLSQMFGDVWQWTQSAYSPYPGFTPPEGAIGEYNGKFMVNQWVLRGASCATPRAHARASYRNFFHPHQRWQFAGLRLARDA, encoded by the coding sequence GTGGCCGGATCCAAAGCCCGTTTCGAGGTCGCAGACGACGCGCGAGACCATGTCTCGACGCTCTATTCGCGCACGCGCGACCGATCGCTCCACCTGGTCGAAGGGCTGGCGCCGGAAGATCTCGGCCTGCAGTCCATGGAGGATGCCAGTCCGGCCAAATGGCACCTGGCCCACACGAGCTGGTTCTTCGAACAGTTCGTGCTCGATCGGTTCGTGCCGGACTACCGGTTCGTCGACGAGCGCTATCTCTATCTTTTCAATTCCTACTACGTGCAGGCGGGTGCCCGGTTTTCAAGGCCGCACCGGGGGCTCGTAAGCCGGCCCACGGTGAACGAGGTTCTCGACTACCGCCATGCGGTCGACGCCGCGATCGACGACCTCCTGGCGTCCGCCTCAGAGGAGGCGTTTCCCGAGATCTGCGAGTTGATCGAGCTCGGCTGTCATCACGAGATGCAGCATCAGGAACTGCTGCTGACCGATCTCCTGCACGCCTTCTCCTTCAATCCGACCCGCCCGGCTTTCCGGGCCCCCGAGCCGCTGGCTGTGCAGAGCCGCGCCGAAACCCTCGAGTGGTGCGCCTTCGAGGGCGGCCTTGTCGAAATCGGGCATGACGGCGAGGGCTTCGCCTTCGACAACGAAGGCCCGCGCCACAAGGTCTATCTCGAGCCGTTCGACCTGGCCGGCCGCCTGGTGACCAACCGGGAATGGTGCGCCTTCATGGAGGATGGCGGCTACGAGCGCGCCCCCCTCTGGCTTTCCGACGGCTGGGCGGAACGGGAAGCTCAGGGCTGGACCGCGCCGCTCTACTGGTTCGAGCAGGACGGGGAGTGGTGGAGCTTCGGGCTGAGGGGCGCTCAGCCGGTCGATCCGGACGCGCCGGTGACCCATGTGAGCTACTACGAGGCCGACGCTTTCGCGCGCTGGGCCGGCGCCCGGCTTCCCCGCGAGGCGGAATGGGAGCATGCGGCCGAAACGGTGGCAGTCGACGGCAACTTCCTGGAAGGCGGCCATTTCCGGCCCCGGCCTGCGCTTGCTTCCGGGCTGTCCCAGATGTTCGGCGATGTCTGGCAGTGGACTCAGTCGGCCTATTCGCCCTATCCGGGCTTCACGCCGCCCGAGGGCGCAATCGGCGAGTACAACGGCAAGTTCATGGTGAACCAGTGGGTTCTGCGCGGGGCCTCGTGCGCCACGCCGCGGGCCCATGCGCGGGCGAGCTACCGCAACTTCTTCCACCCGCACCAGCGCTGGCAGTTCGCGGGCCTCAGGCTCGCCCGGGACGCATAG
- a CDS encoding Trm112 family protein, translating to MTETKHKVDPKLLEMLVCPVTKTTLEYDAERQELVSQAAKLAYPIRDGIPIMLPDEARPLQD from the coding sequence ATGACCGAGACCAAGCACAAAGTCGATCCGAAGCTTCTGGAAATGCTGGTGTGTCCGGTGACCAAGACCACGCTCGAATATGACGCGGAGCGGCAGGAACTGGTCTCTCAGGCGGCAAAGCTGGCCTATCCGATCCGCGACGGCATCCCGATCATGCTGCCGGACGAGGCACGCCCGCTCCAGGACTGA
- a CDS encoding LON peptidase substrate-binding domain-containing protein, producing MRAGNQVYERAGDIPATIPVFPLSGALLLPKVQLPLNIFEPRYMAMIDAAMRTERVIGMVQPRFDEPDGDEGDHPALCAVGCLGRVTTLQESGDGRYLITLSGITRFRIEEELDTATPYRMCRITTEPFASDLDEETEGADVDRDAVLKAFGDYLAANDLEADWKSVREASNEALVNTLAMMSPYGPAEKQALLEAANLKERAETLVAITEIELARSASDQTTTIN from the coding sequence ATGCGTGCAGGCAATCAGGTTTACGAGCGGGCCGGGGACATCCCGGCCACGATTCCCGTCTTCCCGCTTTCGGGGGCCCTGTTGCTGCCGAAGGTCCAACTCCCCCTGAACATCTTCGAGCCGCGCTACATGGCGATGATCGACGCCGCCATGCGCACCGAGCGCGTGATCGGCATGGTCCAGCCCCGGTTCGATGAACCCGACGGCGACGAGGGCGACCATCCGGCGCTGTGCGCGGTGGGCTGTCTCGGCCGTGTCACGACGCTGCAGGAATCCGGCGACGGCCGCTATCTGATCACCCTGTCGGGCATCACCCGGTTCCGCATCGAGGAGGAGTTGGACACGGCGACGCCCTACCGGATGTGCCGGATCACGACCGAGCCTTTCGCGAGCGATCTGGACGAGGAGACCGAGGGCGCGGACGTGGACCGGGATGCGGTGCTCAAGGCGTTCGGGGACTATCTTGCCGCCAACGATCTGGAGGCAGACTGGAAGAGCGTGCGCGAGGCGTCCAATGAGGCGCTGGTCAACACGCTCGCCATGATGAGCCCGTACGGGCCGGCGGAGAAGCAGGCCCTGCTGGAAGCCGCCAACCTCAAGGAGCGGGCGGAGACCCTGGTCGCCATCACCGAGATCGAGCTGGCGCGATCCGCCTCCGACCAGACGACCACGATCAATTGA
- the trxA gene encoding thioredoxin → MSDTPIILGSDGQQVSTGAQTGTVDSVICDVTMANFQAEVLDASRQVPVLVDFWAPWCGPCKQLTPVLESVVKAAKGAVKLAKMNIDDEPQIAQQLGIQSIPAVIAFKDGQPVDGFMGALPESQIKQFIEKLAGPVGGGAAELLAQADETRAAGDPQAAAQLYMAALQAEPDSIAAVAGLALCQIDAGDMNGAQETLSMVPLDRVGDPALAPVHAAFELADEAAEAGDVATLEAQVQANPDDHQARLDLAVALAAAGRREDAVAHLLQIMKADREWNEGAAQARLIAFFEAWGPKDPATIAGRRKMSSLLFS, encoded by the coding sequence ATGAGCGACACGCCGATCATTCTCGGGAGCGACGGACAGCAGGTTTCGACGGGGGCGCAAACCGGCACCGTCGACAGCGTGATCTGCGACGTCACCATGGCCAACTTCCAGGCCGAGGTTCTGGATGCCTCGCGCCAAGTTCCGGTCCTCGTCGACTTCTGGGCGCCGTGGTGCGGGCCGTGCAAGCAGCTGACGCCGGTGCTGGAAAGCGTCGTGAAGGCGGCCAAGGGTGCCGTCAAGCTCGCCAAGATGAACATCGACGACGAGCCGCAGATCGCCCAGCAGCTCGGCATCCAGTCGATCCCGGCGGTCATCGCCTTCAAGGACGGCCAGCCCGTGGACGGCTTCATGGGCGCGCTGCCGGAAAGCCAGATCAAGCAGTTCATCGAGAAGCTCGCCGGACCGGTCGGCGGCGGCGCGGCCGAGCTGCTCGCCCAGGCGGACGAGACGCGGGCGGCCGGCGATCCCCAGGCGGCGGCCCAGCTCTACATGGCCGCGCTCCAGGCCGAGCCGGACTCCATCGCGGCCGTGGCCGGTCTCGCCCTGTGCCAGATCGACGCGGGGGACATGAACGGCGCTCAGGAGACCCTGTCCATGGTCCCGCTGGACCGGGTGGGCGATCCCGCCTTGGCGCCGGTGCACGCCGCGTTCGAGCTGGCCGACGAGGCGGCCGAAGCGGGCGACGTGGCCACCCTGGAAGCGCAGGTTCAGGCCAATCCCGACGATCATCAGGCCCGTCTCGACCTGGCTGTCGCGCTGGCTGCGGCCGGACGGCGCGAGGACGCGGTCGCCCATCTGCTGCAGATCATGAAGGCGGATCGGGAGTGGAACGAGGGGGCCGCCCAGGCCCGTCTCATCGCGTTCTTCGAGGCCTGGGGTCCGAAGGATCCCGCCACAATCGCCGGGCGGCGGAAGATGTCGTCGCTGCTGTTCTCCTGA
- a CDS encoding prolyl-tRNA synthetase associated domain-containing protein: MPLTRADLLDRLSQLGIDTTTTDHPAVFTVGESEELHDQIPGGHSKNLFLKDKKDRVFLVTVLADATVDLKKIHTLIGAQGRVSFGKPDLLMELLGVEPGSVTPFGIVNDREGRVSVILDAALMAHDVVNFHPLENTATTSIASQDMVRFLTEEGHPPKILAVTDEAIAAGL, from the coding sequence ATGCCGCTCACCCGCGCCGATCTCCTCGACCGCCTTTCGCAACTCGGTATCGACACCACGACCACCGATCATCCCGCCGTCTTCACGGTCGGAGAATCGGAGGAGCTTCACGACCAGATCCCTGGTGGGCACTCCAAGAACCTTTTTCTCAAGGACAAGAAGGACCGGGTGTTTCTGGTCACCGTGCTCGCCGACGCGACCGTCGATCTGAAGAAGATCCACACGCTGATCGGCGCCCAGGGCCGCGTCAGCTTCGGCAAGCCGGATCTCCTGATGGAACTTCTTGGCGTGGAACCGGGGTCGGTCACGCCGTTCGGGATCGTCAACGACCGCGAAGGGAGGGTGTCCGTCATCCTCGACGCCGCCCTGATGGCCCACGACGTGGTCAACTTCCATCCGCTGGAAAACACCGCGACCACCAGCATCGCTTCGCAGGATATGGTGCGCTTCCTGACCGAGGAGGGGCATCCCCCCAAGATCCTTGCGGTCACCGACGAGGCGATCGCCGCCGGTTTGTAA
- a CDS encoding (deoxy)nucleoside triphosphate pyrophosphohydrolase, which produces MAAIGEGASVRLVLVVACALIDVDGRVLITQRPEGKALAGMWEFPGGKVEAGERPEDTLVRELAEEIGITVTPPCLAPLTFASHAYDDFHLLMPLYVCRRWEGVPQSLENQAMRWVRPKALRDIEMPPADEPLISHLIDLIV; this is translated from the coding sequence GTGGCAGCCATCGGAGAGGGTGCGTCGGTCCGCCTCGTGCTCGTGGTCGCCTGCGCGCTGATCGATGTGGACGGGCGGGTGCTGATCACCCAGCGCCCCGAAGGCAAGGCGCTTGCCGGGATGTGGGAATTCCCCGGCGGCAAGGTCGAAGCCGGCGAGCGGCCGGAAGACACGCTCGTGCGGGAACTGGCCGAGGAAATCGGCATCACGGTCACGCCGCCCTGTCTGGCGCCGCTCACCTTCGCCAGCCACGCCTACGATGATTTCCACCTCCTGATGCCGCTTTATGTCTGCCGGCGCTGGGAGGGCGTTCCGCAGAGCCTTGAGAACCAGGCGATGCGGTGGGTCCGGCCCAAGGCCCTGCGCGACATCGAGATGCCGCCGGCCGACGAACCCCTGATCTCCCATTTGATTGATCTGATCGTCTGA